GATACCTCTAGTTCGAAGTGAGCGTCTGATTACAATTGGGGTTTCAATTTTGGGTTTTTTCTCCGATTTAACAGTGTAAGATTTGGTAACAATCCTGAAAATCGCAAATTATGAACATCAATTATCAAAACAAACGAGTATTGAAGTTCAATTAAAAGGGGAAAATTAATCATGACATATGaagtaaaaaatatagaaatggaGAAGAAAAATACTTGGAATGATCGGAGAGTGCGGTGGCTTTGGATTGAACTTTGAGTGCGGCCATCATTTCATTGTTGCGACGAATATTTTCAAGACGCTTGCgttcatactcgttgattttggGAGGCGCCATTGAAATTGAAGAGAAAGAAGATgaagttagggttttgattttggAAAAACAGTAGTGAATGAAAGGTTTTAGATCTaagaatttatatttatttttcacgAAAATACATTTTGCGCGGGAACTCAAAACTCGCTCTGGCGGTAAACAGAGTAATTGTCTGGTAAAAAATATCTCGTatataaacttaagaaatcaaaTGGCCATAAAAATGCATATATACTTGGTTCAATTGATGACACACGGCagagtttttttgttttattaaaattatttaattgtttaatatGTCAAATTATTATTCCCATATTACTttttataaataagttattaaaaGTGTTGTTAATATAATATTTACAAGTGGACGCAATTATTTGTTATTAATTAACAAACagaaatgttattcttacactaaaccatacacctacaccgtatgtacggacaATATTATTGGATTATCATTGTGCTTTAAGATACCATTCCTTTCCGAGGTGACGGGCCATGAGCAACATCATTTCCCGCAGTTGTCTTTACGAATGATTCCTTATTCAGAAGAATCAGtgatattatttacaaaataCTACCAGGTTGATGCATTTCATAGTGATCTTGCGACATTTAAAATGGTTATTAAACTTCTAAGGGCAACAACTCTAATACCACTTTGGGTTATGATTAtgatacttaaaaaaaaaatagcttAATTAAAAGAAGAGAAATGCTAAAAATAAAAGGATGACTACCACTTCTCTTTCCAATTCAAACATTAAGAGAGTACACTACAAAACATGCTTTTGTCATTGGTACAATAAGAAGTGCATCCCTGTCACTTGAAACAATTGCAGTAAATGCATTTTGTTGATCCATGAAACAAACATGTTTAAAGTCTGCTAGAACataaattttgcagaaaaaaattaTCAGCAACCTATGAATGATACTTTACATAAAAAAACATAGAAGATAGGCATCAACTaaaatgtttcatttttttttattcaacCGAGGTTTGGATCCTGCAGCCATATAGTTGTCATATGTTAAATGAGTTAAGATCTCATTTCAAAAGGTATATCAAAGGATAAAGTTTTCCAAATACATTTATACATCTAACAGAGCCAGATTTAACATTGTATGAGAATCGGATTAAAGACCAATGTAGAAATTGTTTGGAGTTACAGACTCCTTAAGTTCTCGGGCAATTGGATATAAATGTGTTTGATCAACCTCATCTTTCAAACTAAATTTTAGAATGAGACAGAGGCTCATTTCAATGCATCATATAGCCGATACTTAACACAAAAAGTCATGAAAATAGTCCAACTAAAATGGTACATCACATGTTTGTTGGAATCATGGTGGGATTTTCAAGAAACGCATTGCcaatcaaaattttgaatttagAACTTCATACAAGTTGTGTCCAAAAAGCATGGGGACttgataatttatgttgcagTACCGCAATTCCAAATGAGCACTAAAAAGTCCTAGCGCGATGTCCAAACATAGACCTGGCCTCCGCTCGAACCCCCTGCTAGCATCCCAACTTCGTAAGAGTGTGCATCAAATTTATGTGGAATTGCAGATATGAGTGGGCTCTCTAGAGTCATCACAGTTGCCTTTTGAGCTGTCGAGACAACAGCAATTCCTCCTTTTGTACTCCCAGTGAAGAGGTATGAGTCGTCCCAACCCCATATTGCCCTGCCAACATGAAATCAAGATAACAAATGTCAACTAACGAAGACTGAAATAAATTCCTTTTTAACTAATGAAGACTGAAAACAGTGGGACAAGATAAGCAGATGGCAAAGAGAAAGGCATAAAACTCAACAAAAATCTGTTGCTTCCCCAGAAACCGCACCTGAAAATAGAAAGCTTCCGGCTACTTTCATGATTAACAAAAGCTGCGTCCTTCAAGTTAACTCCACTGTATATGACAACCGTGTTGTTTGTGCTACATCAAGAGATTAATCAACTCAATCCAATCAAATTCACACTTAGGTAAATAAAATCAAGGATTAGAATCATCAAAAGATTATAACCaaggattgaaaaaaaaaacatttattgaATCAAGTTTCTAATCAGAACTGAACTTAACAAATAACATTAAATACTAGACGCTATGAAGCACGAACACCCCAAACACAACTCCGACAAAGACACATTGACACccctaataatttgaaaaaatgaataaactaaACGCAATCACAAGTGTTTCATACCTTGTGATCGCAAGGCTACATCCAGAAGGAGAGAAATAGGCAGATTGCAAGCCTCTTTCATGAGTAAATCTCCTTATAGCTGGGAGGTTACTATCCTCACGCAGACCACCCATAAATCTAAAATCCCAGGTACACGCAATTCCATCCGCTGAACTAGTAACTGCAATGTGAGGGTTTTCAGGGTTGAAATCTATTGTATTAATCCTCCTTCGATGCAAAGCTAAGCAGGACGAAGAGGAACATTTTCCCATCCTACTATCCCAAACAGTCAAACCTCCAGAACCTTCAGCTAAATATAAACAGTTTGCCTCATTCTTTGGTTGCGCGAGAGCATATATACCTGCTTTATCACTACTTTGATATACCATATCAAAAATTTCCTTCTCGGCATCCATCATCTTAACAAATCCATCTTTACAACTTGTGTATATCTGCATATTAAAATCAATAATCACAACATCAGAAACTCTGCTATTTCGCAAACATGTTAAAACGGAAAATGAGAATTCGGCATTCACACACCTTTGACAAGCAATGCGATTGAACCACAATCCCGATAATGAGAGTTTGATGCGGCCGATACAAAAAAACCTCACTTTGTCCAACATTCCAGAACCCAATACTCCCATTTGTGTCACCCGCTACAATCATGTTGATATCATTGGAAGGGAAAAACCGCATTTGAGTTACCCTTTCAGGAACAACTTTTGATATATTTTCAGGATCCAAAGACATAGATTCCAACTCAAAAGAACACTCAGCTTTGTTCTTACTTTTTGCAGTACCATTGGATTGTTGTTTTAGGGTTTCAATGAAAGAACAATCCGAGTGCGTGCCTTTGTAAGCTCCCAAAGTGTACTTCCTAGGCTTAGTCTTAGAAGGGAGAGAATTCGATGGATCGGGTGTAACGCCTATAACAGATTTGTTAGAGTTAGTTGGTTATTGTTCAAAATAGTTGGTTAGAAtttgttacaaaaataaaaatactacCTCTGATTCGGAGGGAGCGTCTGCTAGCATTAGGGGTTTCGGTTTTCGGTTTCTTCTCGGATTTCAATTTGGTCACAGCTCTGTAAAAttcaaatatgcaatgtcatTTATCAACAATTATCGTCCTGTTCAATCAGCTCAGTTAATATAATGAGGTATTAGAGAAGAAAATGACCTTGGACGCTTGAAGAGTTGTGAGGCTTTGGAGTGTATGTTGAGTGCGGAAATCATTTCGGTGTTGCGACGAATGTTTTCGAGTCGCTTCAATTCGTATTCAGAAAGTTTCTGAGTCGCCATGGAAGAGGAGGATCTATGTTTCTAATGGCTTCTTTGCTTAgctaattatttttgtaaatttatgTTTCTGAGTTCTGAAAGGAGAACATTGAAGAATGCAATGATATCCCGCGCAAAAAGTACCGCTGAAATGTAGGATAGTTTGGTAATTACCGTCTACACAAGAATCATTTCATGCTcattttattcatttataaaatgatttatatAGAGTATAGAcactaataaatttattattattattattattattattattattattattattattattattattattattattattattattattattattattattattattattattattattattattattattattattattattattattattattattattattaaattagtaTACCATtatgatttaaattttttaggtttatttattttaattaacttatgtgttatgtcatttaattttttttatatttttagcacgtcaatttaattattaaaattacattctttttaatttaaatattttttaaaaattagaacAGAGTCTCTCAGTTGACTGGACCGGCCCTGTGTTCACTGTGTAGTAGTGTatgttttatattaataaaatattgcaTTAATGTTGTGTTTTTGTTTGTCATTACAAAGTCTCTCTAAATTGCAACTCAGACTCTTATACCAATTTGTTGGAATAATTAGGTttcaagaaaaggaagaagaaagagtGAGAAGAGAGAAACTATTGAAAAGAGAATTTTATTGAAGTGAAGTTGCTCTCTGCTTACAACCTATTTATAAGACAACCAAAATCCAAAACATACAAGATACACTTCGACACAACAATTATATGTTGTATTCGACTATGTCAAATATAGCTAACTCCACTCAGCTATCTTAACTATGTAAACTCCAAGTGCTTCGGCTCTGTCGAACACAACATTGTCGATCATAGACTTGCTTACCGAAACCAAGAATTACATCTTCTAACAATCTCTAGTCGAccaaataatcaaaaacatgaaccttacacaaaagaaatacacctTGATCAAAATGAAAGGCTTTAATCCTCTGAGGGCAGATAAACTTGCATTTTGTTTCTCAGTTCCAAAATTGTGATACTGATTTTATGCTAGTTAATGCGATGGgttttacaaaatattttcagGATGATGCATCTTGCAGGGATATTTGCAATATTTGGAAGAGTTCTTAAGATTCTAAAACCGTCCACTCTAATGCAACTTTTGGTTATGGTTAAAATACTGATACTCAACAAACGAAAACTGAATTAAAAGGATAACTGCAATTtctctttccaattcaaataGCAAGACAGTACACTACAAAACAAGTTTTTGCCTTTGATACAGTATGAAATGCATCATGTCAATGGGATTTTCAAGAAACGCATTGCCAACCAAAAGTTTGAGTTTACAACTTCATACTAGGTGTGTACAAAAAGCATGGGGACttgataatttatgttgcagTACCGCAATTCCAAACGAGCAATAAAAAGTCCTAGCGCGATGTCCAAACACAGACCTGGCCTCCGCTCGTACCCGCTGCTAGCATCCCAACTTCGTAAGAGTGTGCATCAAATTTATATGGAATTCCAGATATGAGTGGGCTCTCTAGAGTCATCACAGTTGCCTTTTGAGCTGTTGAGACAACAGCAACTCCTCCTTCTGTACTCCCAGTGAAGAGGTATGAGTCGTCCCAACCCCATATTGACCTGCCACCATGAAATCAAGATAACAAATGTCAACTGTTTTTTGTTCGGAATGAAATAAATTCCTTTTTAACTAATGAAGACTGGAAACAGTGGGACAAGATCAACAAATGGCAAAGAGAAAGGCATAAAACTCAACAAACATTCGTTGCTTCCCCAGAAACCGCACCTGAAAGTATAAAGCTTCCCGCTACTTTCATGATCAACAAAAGCTGCGTCCTCCAAGTTTACTCCACTGTATATGACAACTGTGTTGTTCGAACTACATCAAGAGATTATATCAACTCAATCCATTCAAACTCACAATTAGGTAAATAAAATCAAGGATTAGAATCATCAAAAGATTATAACCAAGTGTTTCATACGTTGTGATCGCAAGGCTACATCCCGAAGGAGAGAAATAGGCAGATTGCAAGCCTCTTCTTTCATGAGTAAATCTTCTTAAAGCTCGGAGGTCACTATCCTCATGCAGACCACCAATACATCTAAAATCCCAGGTACATGCAATTCCATCCGATGAACTAGTAACTGCAATGTGAGGGTTTTCAGGGTTGAAATCTATTGTATTAATCTTCAATCGATGCAAAGGTAAGCGGGACGAAGAGGCACATTTTCCCATCCTACTATCCCAAACAGTCAAACCACCAGAACCTTCAGCTAAATAGAAACAGTTAGCCTCATTCTTTGGTTGCGCGAGAGCATGTATACATGCTTGACCACGACTTTGATATACCCTATCAAAACTTTCCTTCTCAGCATCCATCATCCTAACAAATCCATCATTACAACTCGTGTATATCTGCATATTAAAATCAATAATCACCGCATCAGAAAATTCTGCTATTTCGCAAACATTTTAACAGAAAATGAGAATTCAGTAACCAATATTCACACACCTTTGACAAGCAATGTGATTGAACCAGAATCCCCGAAATGAGAGTTTCATGCGGATGATACAAAAAAACCTCACTTTGTCCAACTTTCCAGAACCCAATATTCCCATGTGTGTCACCCGCTACAATCATCTTTATATCATTGGAAGGGAAAAACCGCATTTGAGTTATCCTTCTAGGAACAACATTTGATATATTTTCAGGATCCAAAGACATAGATTCCAACTCAAAAGAACACCCAGTTTCGTTCTTAATTTTCACAGTACCATCGGATTGTTGTTTTAGGGTTTCAATGAAAGAACAATCCGAGTGTGCGCCTTTGTAAGCATCCTTCATTGGAAGAGAATCTGATTCTGCTGTAACGCCTATAACAGATTTGTTAGAATCAGTTGGTTATTGTTTAAAATAGTTGGTTAGAATTTGTTACAGAAATAAAAATACTACCTCTGATTCGGAGGGAGAATCTGGTAGCATCAGGGGTTTCAGTTTTCGGTCTCTTCGATTTCAATTCGGTCACAGCACTGTAAAATTCAAATATCAATGTAATTCATCAACCATAATCATCCCGTTAAGTCAGCTCAGTTAGTAGCTCTGCATAGACATCAGGTGCAGGGTCACGGGCTTAAACCCGAGAGTCAACTCCGGCCACTAGgctactttaaaaaaaaaaaacaatgttcAAATTAGAGAAAAATAATGAGCTATTAGAGGAGAAAATGACCTTGGACGCTTGAAGAGTTCTGAGGCTTTGGCTTTTAAATTGAGTGCGGAAATCATTTCGTTGTTGCGACGAATGTTTTCGAGTCGCTTCAATTCGTATTCAGAAACTTTCTGAGTCGCCATTGAAGAGGAAGATTTGGGTTTCTGATGGCTTCTTTGGTTAgctaattatttttgtaaatttatgTTTCTGAGTTCTAAAAAGGAAAACATTGAAGAAAGAAAGCGATGATTCCCCCGCAAAAAGTAATGTAGGATAGTTTGGTAATTACCGTCTTCCGTCTATACAAGAATCATTTCACtctcattttaaaatttgtttcatTTATAAAATGACTTTAAATAGATAtactataataaattatatataccctaataataataataataataataataataataataataataataataataataataataataataataataataataataataataataataataatacacccGTCATGATTATACTTATTTGAATGTTATTGCtaatcaatataattttaaaaaattatttgaaatatatcAATATAACTAATTTTGATATAAGTTTATgtgtaatttaaaatataagttagttgttttgatgtgttatattattatttaactatttaaaataaatttgcacaaaattaataaataaataaaataaatcatttatttataacATCAAACTAATAattgaaatagaaaataaatagaattGTAAAATTGAAATAGAAAAATCACTAATTTCATAGATGTTAGAAGATAAATAAATTTGTTTGTAGAGCTCAACGGcatgaattatattatatgtGACTTTATAACACCGTTGAGTATTTGCATTTAGCATCACTCatgaatttttctttacccacctccctatgggggaaacccccagcgaaatcccaaaactgcccttgcttcggagatgcatctccgaagttattttttttttgtttttttttttagttcggaaatgaatctccgaaaacatcaaaaatttgatgttttcggagattcatttccgaactaaaaaaaattcaaaatccgtgcatattttcggaagttcatttccgaaactgttgctgcatatacaaatttccctccttcactttttcatcatttttctccaaaaacttatcaaaaccctctctaaaccctatcaatctccatcaatttttcgccctaaaagcaagtttcaaaccgttgatcacgttaaagggggcatagaaagctacaatttcaggtaaacatctctcatttcatcccctttttcactacattgattcaacaaatttatgctgaaaactgatatggttcggaagttcatttccgaaatatattacctaacaaatttcggaaatgaacttccgaaacatgcCCTggtagtttaaaaaaaaaacagttttggccaattttgctaatttttgcatttgctaggtatggtgcatccggacaacattgtgcaagacgatggagtattaaatccagaaattgtcaacgttaataacgatccggttattgacgctactcctatgatcaatgcggtcgatgttaggcaacattttacaaatgatcggagcttcgttagtcgagaacaattgattgattgggttcgaaacgaagctagtaaacttggatttggaattgtcattttaaggtcggacaacggaaatagtaggcggaaagctttcgttgttttgaattgcgaacgtggTGGTAGTTATGTGCAATCAAACcgtgtgctaaaacacgaggacacgggatcgagaaagtgcgggtgtccgtttaagttgcgtgccactcggagggttgatgatttgtggcggttaaccgtaatttgtggaatgcataatcatgccttggatgtcaagttacacgggcatccaatggcgtgtcgtttgtcccgcgaagagaggaatgtgatatcggacctaacgatagtcaaagtggcgcctcgcaacatacttgccgatttgaagcgtaagaaaccggatagcgtttcaaatatcaagcaagtttacaatgaacagcacaatctcaaggttttgaatatgggccctcgttcggaaatgcaacaacttttgaaacttctaggcgataacaattacgtttcaagcttccgaacctccgaggacaaagttaccgtgcgtgatattttttggactcatcccgaaagtatcaaattgttcaacacatttccaaccgttctagtcatggattcgacgtacaagacaaacaagtatacgcttcctcttctagagatcgtcggtgtgacctcgacggacaagacttattcggtggggtttgcttttttggagtgtgaaaaagaagaaaactttacgtgggccttgggaatttgcaagtctttgttagttgatcaagaggttatgccaaacgtcgttgtcaccgatcgggacaatgctttgatgaatgcggtcgataccgtcttcccgacatctaccgctttactttgccggtatcacataacttgcaacgtgagaagcaagttgaaacccgcggttgggacaaaagataggttggatgaaaatggtaaatttgtcaaagccggtgttgtggttgataggataatggtggcatggaggggaattttggatgcatactccgaagaggattataccgagaaattggtacactttaggtctttgtgtggttccattaggacattttgtcattacgtcgaatccaccattcttgacaaagttagagaaaaagtcgtgtgcgcttggacaaatcgggttagacatcttggttgcaccacgactaaccgagttgaatccgcacatgcggtcttcaagaggtggttgggtgatagtaagggagatttgtgtcgcggGTGGGACA
This Vicia villosa cultivar HV-30 ecotype Madison, WI unplaced genomic scaffold, Vvil1.0 ctg.001063F_1_1, whole genome shotgun sequence DNA region includes the following protein-coding sequences:
- the LOC131633025 gene encoding uncharacterized protein LOC131633025, giving the protein MATQKLSEYELKRLENIRRNTEMISALNIHSKASQLFKRPRAVTKLKSEKKPKTETPNASRRSLRIRGVTPDPSNSLPSKTKPRKYTLGAYKGTHSDCSFIETLKQQSNGTAKSKNKAECSFELESMSLDPENISKVVPERVTQMRFFPSNDINMIVAGDTNGSIGFWNVGQSEVFLYRPHQTLIIGIVVQSHCLSKIYTSCKDGFVKMMDAEKEIFDMVYQSSDKAGIYALAQPKNEANCLYLAEGSGGLTVWDSRMGKCSSSSCLALHRRRINTIDFNPENPHIAVTSSADGIACTWDFRFMGGLREDSNLPAIRRFTHERGLQSAYFSPSGCSLAITSTNNTVVIYSGVNLKDAAFVNHESSRKLSIFRAIWGWDDSYLFTGSTKGGIAVVSTAQKATVMTLESPLISAIPHKFDAHSYEVGMLAGGSSGGQVYVWTSR
- the LOC131633019 gene encoding uncharacterized protein LOC131633019 → MATQKVSEYELKRLENIRRNNEMISALNLKAKASELFKRPSAVTELKSKRPKTETPDATRFSLRIRGVTAESDSLPMKDAYKGAHSDCSFIETLKQQSDGTVKIKNETGCSFELESMSLDPENISNVVPRRITQMRFFPSNDIKMIVAGDTHGNIGFWKVGQSEVFLYHPHETLISGILVQSHCLSKIYTSCNDGFVRMMDAEKESFDRVYQSRGQACIHALAQPKNEANCFYLAEGSGGLTVWDSRMGKCASSSRLPLHRLKINTIDFNPENPHIAVTSSSDGIACTWDFRCIGGLHEDSDLRALRRFTHERRGLQSAYFSPSGCSLAITTSNNTVVIYSGVNLEDAAFVDHESSGKLYTFRSIWGWDDSYLFTGSTEGGVAVVSTAQKATVMTLESPLISGIPYKFDAHSYEVGMLAAGTSGGQVCVWTSR